The Cytobacillus firmus genome segment ACCAGCTTTATGGGAAATGTTCCGCGGGAATTAGAAGAAGCAGCCGCTATCGACGGGATGTCACAATATGGTGTTCTGTTAAAAATAGTTACCCCTTTAGTAAAATCAGGGATCATTACGGCATCCATCTTAAATGCCGTTTCATTCTGGAATGAATATTTTATGGCACTCATTCTTTTACAAACCGATAGCAAAAATACGCTTGGTGTGCAAATGGACCTGCTGGCTACACATGCACAATACAATAGTGCTTGGGGAGTATTGTTTGCAGGCCTGACCATAGCTGTCGTCCCGGTAATCATCTTTTATGCTCTTTTCCAGCGTCATGTGGTTAAAGGGATGACGGAAGGTGCAGTGAAAGGATAAGCAGTAATAGAAAAAGGTGGTTACATATCATGAAGAATACATTTTCCAAGGTTACATCTTTTATTGATCAATCAGTACAGGAAAAACAGATACCTGGTGCCGTGGTAGGGGTTGTAACTCCTAATGCTATGCCCTATATTCACTTTTCAGGATTTGCCCATACCCAAAAGGGGATCGAAATGAAGGAGGATACAATCTTTGATTTAGCTTCATTAACAAAGGTTGCCGCGACGCTTCCCGTCATTTTAACTTTACTTGAAGACGGCAAACTGGATCTGGATGATCCTGTCCATCGCTATATCCCGCAGTTTGAGGTGTTTCAAAAAGAAATAACAATCAAGCACTTATTAACCCATACAAGCGGGTTTCCGCCGGAAATAAAGTTTTATGAAAATGATTATACTTTGGAAGAATCCATTCACTTAATCTCTCAAATAAAGAGTCGAATGAAAACAGGAGAACAGGTTATCTATAGTGATTTAAATTTTATCGTACTTGGATATATGGTCAAGAAACTCACTGGAATGTCTTTAGCAGCTTTTGCTAATAAAAAGATCTATGAACCTTTAGGGATGTCTGATACTCATTTTAATCCTCCATTTAATAAGATAAATCGAATAGCTGCTACAGAGTTTATCAGCGATCTTCAAGAGTATCAGTGGGGTAAGGTTCACGATGAAAACGCAAACCATTTCCATGGGGTAAGCGGCCACGCGGGTCTTTTCTCTACTGTACAGGATTTATCCAAATTTGCGAGGATGATATTAAATGGAGGAACCATTGGAAACCAGAAGATTCTATCTAAACAAACGATAGATTTAAGCAAAGAATGCCAGACCCAAAATCTGAATTTACGGCGAGGGATTGGCTGGCAATTATATGATCAGCCCTCTTTTTCGGGGCAATATCTCCAAAATGGGTTTGGCCATACCGGATTCACAGGAACCTCTATATGGTTTGATGGCGAACAGCGTTTCGCAGTGATTATCCTAACGAATCGTGTGCATTTTGGCAGGGAAACGGATATTTCCCGATTCAGGAGAATTACCCATAATCTAATATCCTTAGTGATGGAAGACGAACACGAGGTAAAAGGCGATGAATAAAAGGAAGAGATGGATTGCGGTTGATGGCGGAGGAACTAAAACACAATGTGTGATTGGTGACGAAAAAGGCAGGATTCTTGCGGCGACTGCTGGTGAATCAACCAATATCCATTCCAATCCGCATGAGCATGTAAAAAATGTTTTACTGGGACTGATTGATGAAGTCTTAATGGCATCTTTCTCCCATGAGGATGAGGTTGAATCCATTCATTTATATTTGGCCGGATGCGGACGAGAAAAAGATAAAGAAACAATCAAATCGTTTTTTATGCTCACCTCTTATAAACATAAACTGGCAATAGAAAATGATGCTCTCGCAGCACTAGCTGCCGGAACCTGGGGAGAGCCAGGCATCATTCTAATTGCCGGGACAGGATCCATTGCATATGGGGTCAATCCCTTAACTGGTGATCACGTTCGGGTAGGGGGATGGGGTTTTCTGCTTGGTGACGAAGGAAGCGGATATTGGATTGGTCAACAAGGCATTCAGGCCGTCATGAAATCCTATGATGGAAGAGAAGCAGCTCCTCTATTAACGAATTTAATCAAGGAACACTTTCACGTTAAAGAAGCCCCAGAACTTATCTCCAGTATTTATGGAAATGCAAGTGAGCGCTTAAAAATTGCCAGTGTTGCGCCGCTAGTCATGCAAGCAGCGGAGAGTAATGATCCAGCAGCCAAACGAATAATAAAGGAAGCGATCGAAGAGCTGTGTATATTAGTCCGTGCTGCAAAGAAGAGATTAATGCCCGCTGATTCATTGCCTATAGTTATTCATGGCGGACTATTTTCAAATACTTCTTTTCGAGAAGGGTTTATAACTTATATGAAGTCCAATGCGGGTGAGGTGCTTATCTTTCCAGCATTCCCTCCAGTTATTGGTGCCTACCTGATGGCACTAAAGGAGAGTGGGATTTTGATAGATGAAAGGAAGAAAAAGAATTTAGAAATGAGTTGGGACAGATTGAAGTAGTATTTTTAGATAACAGAGGGACGGTTCTGGAGTTTCACCGTGAAACGCCAGAACCGTCCCTGTGTTTCGCCTATGCCAATTTCACTTAAACCAAACCCATATAATCACGGAATCTGGAAATAATAGCGTATAGCAGTAAATATTCCAGCGGGGGTGTGAAGAATTGGCCAATAAGATGGTAAACCTTTGTATTTATATTACGCCTAGAGGTGGAGTCGAACTCATTGATATTGAAAATGATGTTAAAAGGGCATCGTTAATTTGGAATCAGTGCGGGATTGAATTCAAGATAAAGAAATTATTTACTCCGATTGAAAAACGGGAATTGGCAGATTTCCTATTTGCTGATAAGGAAATTACCCATTGCGGAAATTTAGCAGCTGTTCCTCAAACGCCGGTTATCACAAAGCTAAAAAATATGTTGTCCTTCCGGCCAGAATGTGAGGAAACAGATGTTGCGGTTTATTATGTGGATGGAAACACGTTTTCAGATGGAGTCACTAACTCGTGTTTTTACCTTCAGCAAGAAAATGGGAAAAAACGTTTCTCGATTGTCTTAACACTTGGTGCCATAAACTCCGATCAGCTAGCCCATGAATTAGGACACGCGTTATTCGTTCGAGAGACTGATGGCAAGTTTGATGATCCCGATCCGAAAAGGGATCCAGCAGATCGGATTCATAATACGGATCAATGTTACTTGATGCATACACCGGTAACGGGAATCAAAATTTCTCAGCCACAATGCAGGCTGGCGAATAATAGCATTCTGTTAAAGGATGCCCTGCCGCCAGCAGATCTTTTTCGGATTATAAAATTCCACGGAAGCTTATTTATTGTAGACTATGATTTCCCTGATTCCAATGACATGGAAATGTTCGATTTGCCACATAAAGAGCTGAAAGTAAATCCATCTAACATTGTGAATACATGGGAGTTTTCGCATGTTGTAGATGAAGTTCGGATTCTGGTGACGCTGAAATTTTACTGGAGTATGGATTCTTCGATTACTCTGAAGTCTTTCTTAACCCTTTACGATGACGATGATGCAGAGGGTTGGAAAGGTTCTTCAATTCACATTCCAAAGGATGCTCAGAACCTCCATTTTTCTACTGAGGTTATTAATGATGAGGAAGATAATTCTGACGAAAAAGGCCATTTAGTATTATTCATTTCAAACGAGATCGACCCCAATCCTTAAGGAGGCTGGAAAATTGAGGAACAAATGTGTGAAACTTTGTGTCTATCTTACCCGAGATGTGAGTAAAAGTGATCATGACCTTATAGAAGATGTTCGTAGAGCTTCGGCAATTTTGGCTCAATGCGGCATCGAATTCCGAGTGAAAAACAGATTTACACCGGAAAAGCTGCCTGCCCTTAATGTCTCTTTTCAAAATAAAGAAATTAAAGTATGCGGCAGTATTCCGAATACCCCAGAAAATGAAAAGCTAAAACAATTACTGGCTGTCCGGGAAGAGTGCAATGAGGATGAAGTGGCTGTCTATTATGTTGGGGAAGGTGCTTTTGAAGGAAACTCTGTTTCTTGCTTTTACTTTCAGGAGGAGAATGACCAAAAGCGATTCTCTGTTGTCTTAACATCTGTTGCCTCTTCTGACTTTTTAGCACATGAGCTTGGACATGCCTTAATGGTTCGTGAACACGGAAAGTACGATGATCCGATTAATCCTGACCCTGCTGATAAAATTCATAACATCGAACCCTGTAATTTAATGAATAAAACAGTAAAGGGAATAAATTTAAATGAGAGACAATGCGTGATTGCAAACAAAAGTTCACTGTTAAAAGAATGGTCACCTCCATCGGAAATGTTCAGGAAAATCCATTACCGAGGCAGTTTATTCATTAGGGATGATGACTCGGGTCTTTTTGATCCACGTGCAGCGGATTCCGAAACACATACAGTTAAGTCTCATGAGGTAAGGATCGGTCCCTTGAACACCAATGATTCCTATTTCCAAGCGATATTTACGACTGATGAAGTTCAAATCTACATTCATTACAACTGGACATGGAATTTTGACTTATCCATCACATTTGAAATTGGCATGAGTTTGTATGAAGACGATAGTCTCATAAGCGGACTAATTTATGATGACCTGGATGGAGAAAGCTCAAAAGTAGTGACAATTCCTAAAGATGCTGTGGACGTTGAAGTGAAACTGAATGTCTTTAACGAGGATGAAAACGATACTCACACGTTTGGAAGTCTAAAGCTTTTCGTTTCAAATGAGATAGGATTTTCAGGTGAGAACTAGTAAATGTTAGTATAAACAAAAGGCAAACTCGTCATATTTGAGTTTGCCTTTTTATGGCTTCAGGATGAAAGTAATTGGAAACAAGGGGCGGTTCGCGCGTTCATACATTGAAAGAGAAACATGTGAACCGTCCCTGTGTTTTTACAGCTATTTGGTTTTCCCCCATAATACTAGGTGGTCTCCCATATATGCAAATTGAATAAACAATATTGTTATTGTGGTAAATGATGACTTTTGTTGTATAAAAAGGATAGATGTATACAGGTGATTATCCTGTTCATTTATCCTTTTTCTTTTACATCTATAAAATGTGTGACATTCTAATCAAGTATTTAGTTCTAAGGTATCCTAGAGATTTAAGATAAGCAGATGTTTTAGCTACCTATTTTGTAGGCCATTGAACGACCATTTGCCAACAAAATTCTATAAAGTATAATATGAGGATAGAAAAATACAGCAAAAGGAAGAACACTTGATTATTTTTAAGCAAAAGTCACTAGTCTCTTTTATAGTTGAAAAAGATTAAGTTAAATAGTAAGTCGAACTTGTTAACAGGAGGGAAAGATGAAAATTTATGTGGATGCAGATGCTTGTCCGGTGAAAGATATTATTATTGCAGAAGCAAGGGATTTTGAAATTCCGGTTATCCTTGTTACAAGCTTTTCTCATTTTTCTAATGCAGAACAGCCATCAGGAGTGAAAACCATTTATGTTGATTCTGGAGCAGATGCTGCAGATTATCGGATTGTGAAGTTAGTGGAAAAAGGAGATATTATCGTGACGCAAGATTATGGTCTTGCGTCACTAGGTTTAGCAAAAGGAATTACCGTCCTCCACCATAAAGGATTTAGATATACAAATGAAAATATTGACCAATTATTACAAACACGTTATTTAAGTGCAATGGCTAGAAAAAGCGGACAGCGAACGAAGGGACCAAAGCCTTTTACAGCAGAAGACCGGGAGCAATTTAGGGATCTTTTTAAACAGGTTATTTCACCTAAAATTTAAGCTAAATTAGAGATTCAGAAAGGAGCTAAATATTTTGAAGTATTTTAAATCGCAAATGCAACAACTAATTAAGGGAAATAAAGAACTCCATACACGCTTTAAAGAACTGAAGGCTGAGCATGGTCTTGAGAAAAACAATGCCCTCAAGGCCTTGTACCATTCAGAAGTTGCGGATGGAGGAAAGTATCAGGTAGCTTACCAAGCACTTGATCAGCCCAAAAAGTAGACTCTTATATCTAATTATACTTACTAAAAATTCTGTTATAAATGTTGGATGGTTATAAGTGGATTAAGTTAGTGACCAAATTATGAAGTGGGTTGCTACGCAGTACAACGCTACTGCGTATTCGAACGACATATAATTGTTCTCTTTGTAGAAGAATGTACATATTAACGAGGGCTTGAGACTAATAAATATCTTGAATCACAGAGGGACGGTATTATTCGAAGTACATAGCGGCGATGGAGGAGGAAGGGGTGCCCATCTGGGGAATCACCATTCAGAACGAACCTGAAGCCAGGCAGGTATGGGACTCCTGCCTTTACACAGGAGAAGAAGAACGGGATTTTATCAAAAATCCACATGAGAAACATGGCCATGGTGATGTAAAGATTATCATCTGGGATCATAACCGTAATGACATTTTCGAGAGAGCCTAAGCCGTCCTGTCCGATCCAGAAGCTGCTAAATAGTTGTGGGGAACGGGAGTCCATTGGTATGTGTCTGAGGAATTTGAGAATCTTTCCAGGGTTCACGATGCATTCCCTGACAAGCACTTAATTTTCACAGAAGGGTGCATAGAAGGCGGTCCACAGATGGGCGAATGGCATACGGGTGAGCGGTATGGCCGAAACATCATCGGCGACTTGAACAATCATCTTGAATTATGGATTGACTGGAATCTCGTGCTGAATGAAGAAGACGGACCGAATCATGTGGGGAACTACTGTGATGCGCCAGTGATTGTGGATACGAAGAAGGATGAGGTTTACAATAACAGCTCCTACTATTATATTGGGCATTTCAGCAAGTTCATTAAGCATGTAGCCAGGCGAATTGGCATCCAGGCATCAAATAACCGCCTATTGGCCACCGCCCTTGAGAATATCAATGGTGAAACGGTGGCGGTATTGATGAATGAGAATGACAGTAGAGAAGAAGTATCTATATCCCTTGGGGGTAAAAGTATGATGCTTATTCTTCCGAAGCATTCTGTAGCGACAATTATTATTTATTGATAGATAGGAGAACAGCCCTGAATGGGGGCTGTTTTTTGTATATTGTGTAAGACTTGTAAGCATGTATCAGGTGCTTTTTCTTAATACAATTTTGTAGGGTGTCTTATCCATTTCTTAACTATTTTATCGATTATATATCTTTCCAAAGAGATATTAAAAAACACTAATACTTAATGAATATTCAGAATTTTCCAGAGGTTTTTCACATTTCAAATCGAATGATATATAGTATCTGCAACTTTATAAACTTTCCTGCTCATTAGGAGGAACTAATCTGCGAGGAGGATATTAATGGGTAAATCAATCCTTTTTGAAATTCAAGAAGAAGTGAACTTAGTGGCTGAAGCCATTAAATCTGTTTTGTCTTTAGAAGTAATTATTTATGATAAAAATAAAGTTGTTGTTACGGCCACAGGCGGGGGCACGCATGCAGTTGTGGGTGAGCCGGTTCGAGGACATATCATCGCAGAAGTCTTAAAAACAAATCATCCTGTTTACAATTTAGAGCCAGGTTTTCATGACGTATGCATAAGCTGTATCCTTCATCAAAATTGCCCTGAAAAATCAGATGTTTCATATCCATTAACACATGAGGGTGAAATTGTCGGGGTTATCAGTTTAACTGCATTCTCTGAAAAACAAAAAAATGAATTTAAAGAGAAGCATCGTATTTTATCAAATTACCTCGGGAAAATGGCGGATTTAATCAGCAGTAAAATAAATGGAACATCGCTTTTAAAGAAATATTTATCCACCTCACAAATGCTGCAAGTGACGATCCAATCCATGTACGAGGGAATCATCGCTGTTGATCAAAAAGGGTCCATTTTAGAGATGAATCGTTCTGCAGAAAAAATACTAAATATAAAAAAACAAAATGTTTTAACTTTGAATATTTCAGAAGTTATTCAAAACCTTCCGATTACAAAAGTATTTTCAACGGGACAAGGATACTCGGATAAAGAATGTTCTCTTGTTGTAAATGGAAAAATGATTCAAGTCATTATCAGTGCTAACCCTCTGATCCATAACAGCCAAATTATTGGATGTGCCATTACCCTCAAAGATTTAGCCGAGGTTCAAAAGTTTGCCTATTCTATAACATCAGAGGTAGATGATTCTACATTCGATATTATTGTGGGAAAAAGCCCTGCTATATTGCAGACAAAGGCGGCAGCCAAAAAAGTTGCGGCAACAGATTCTACCGTCATCTTTTTGGGGAGAGCGGAACAGGGAAGGAGCTTTTTGCCAGAGCACTGCATCAAGAGAGCAAAAGAGTCAATAAACCATTTCGGGCCATTAATTGTGCAGCCATTCCAGAACATTTACTGGAAAGTGAATTGTTTGGATATAGCGAGGGTGCGTTTACGGGTGCAAGGAAAAGTGGAAAGCCGGGAAAATTTGAAATGGCACAAGGAGGCACTATTTTTCTGGATGAAATAGGTGATATGCCATTGCATTTGCAAGTGAAGCTGTTAAGAGTGTTAGAAGAAAGAAAAATTGAACGGATTGGTTCGAATAACTCAATAGATATTGATATCAGAGTCGTTGCAGCAACCCATAAAAACTTAGAAAAAATGGTAGCTGACGGGGAATTTCGGCAGGATTTATTTTTTAGGCTAAGCGTCATTCCGCTTCATATTCCCCCATTGAGGGAAAGAGATGGGGATATTCCCGTCCTGCTCCAGCATTTTGTACAGCACTACGATAAAATTACGGGAAAGAAAGTGAGAGGTTTCACTCCTGATGCGGAGAATCGGCTTTGTTCGTACAACTGGCCAGGTAATATACGTGAACTTCAAAATGCTGTGGAATATGCCATAAACATGGCAACTGACCACTGGATTAGAGTAGAAAACCTGCCTCCGAGAATCCGTGAACAAAATCACCTGAATGCTGATAAAGAAAATATTACTCTGGCAGAAATGGAAGAAAAAATGATAATGGATGCATTAAAGAGATATGGTGATACATTGAATGGAAAGAAACAAGCTGCAGATGAACTTGGTATAAATGTAGCAACTCTGTACAGGAAAATTAATAAATACGAGCTTAATCGCAAAATGCAATTATAGTTAGCAAATTGCGATTACGTTAAAAACATAGCTGATTTGTCTTTTCTTCTAAATTTGGACAGATCTCCTATGTTTTTTTTGCAATTTGCGAACAATGGACCTTAGTGATGTTTTCAATAAAAGAGAAGCTGTCCTGAATAACCCTATTAAACTGGGAGTCTTAAAGTAAAATATAGAAAATTCACAACTTGGCACGGTACTTGCATTCTAACTAGTTGAAGTAAAAAAACGAGGGGGAGTGCAATGAGAATCATAAATAAAATGTTTATGATGAAGTCCGTTCAGACTTTATTGAAGACATGTCTAAATGTAAAGCCTGGAGAAAACCTATTGATTCTAACGGATACAAATACGACTGAGATTGGAGAGGTTTTCGCACTTGCTGGTGAAGGGATGGGAGCAGAGGTTGTTATGACAATCATGAATCCCACCACAAGGCATGGGGATGAACCGCCAAGAATCATTGCAGAAGCAATGAAAGCAGCTGATGCGATCGTTGCTCCGACAACTTTTTCTATTAATCATTCCACTGCCAGAAAAGAAGCAAGTAATGCAGGAGCAAGATTAATATTTATGCCCGATGCGAATGACGAGGTTTTCTTAGATGGTTCACTGGATATCGATTATTTTGCACAAAAGAAAATAATCGATAAGGTATCCACCATACTTGAAGAAGGAGAACGATTGAGCATAACAACCCATTTAGGTACAGAGCTTTCTATGTCCATATCAGGACGTCATGCTGTACCTCAAACTGGAATTTGCCATGAACCTGGAAGCATTTCACCCCCTCCTTGCATTGAAACAGCAGTGGCACCAATAGAAGGAACGACAGAAGGAATCATGTACATTGATGGGGCCATTGTGCCGGGAAGGGCTTGTGAAGATCCAGTTAAAGTAGTCTTTAGAGAAGGTAAAATCATTTCCATTGAAGGAAAAGAAGATGCTGAAATGCTTAAGCAAACGCTGGAAAGTTACAATCATCCCAATGTATATTGCGCAGTGGAAATGGGAATTGGCATGAATCCAAAGGCGAAAATTGGCAGAGGAGGGCAGCTGGAAGACGAGGCAGAGTACGGAACGATGCATATTGGAATTGGCAATGGCATTACATTTGGAAGCAGTATCAGAGCCCCGGGGCATTGTGATTTAGTGATTCGAAAACCGACTATCAAGGTGGATGGGAAAATCCTTATGAAAGATGGAGAACTCTATATAGATTAGGGAGGAGGTTTGTTTGGGAGAAATAAGTCTAATCGGCGAATCACTGGCCAGTTTCTTTACAGTTAAAATCATGCTTTTATTTCTTATTGGCACAGTTGCCGGAATGGCAGTCGGTGCACTTCCAGGTCTAACTACTACCATGGGAGTATCCTTGCTGATTTCATTTACCTGGGGGATGGAATGGATAGAAGCAATGGTTCTAATTGTGTCTGTTCATATAGGAGGAACCTATGGAGGATCCACGCCAGCCATCTTCTTAAATATCCCGGGTACTCCGGCCTCAGCTGCGACTGCTATGGATGGCTATCCAATGGCCCAGCGGGGGGAAGGAGGACTGGCAAGAGGACTGGCAACCTTCCAATCCTTTTTAGGTACTATTCTGGCGGCTGTTTTATTTCTGATAGGGGCGCCGCTCCTGCTGGATTTAAGTATGAATTTCGGATCATGGGAGTATTTTCTGCTAGCCATGTTTGGAATTATTCTCAGCGCAAACCTAACGGCTGCATCATTGTCGAAAGGGCTAATTTCCGGGATCTTAGGACTAGCTTTAGCCACAGTGGGAATGGATAAGATCACAGGCGCACAGCGTTTTACTTTTGGAGAAAGTGCACTCATGGATGGCTTTAGTCTAATTGCAGTCTTAATCGGAGTATTTGGAATTGCTGAGGTAATCGACTCTATTATGCAGCTCAAGAAGCCTTTAAAAGCAGAGAAATTCCAATCTATTTTTCCCCCGTGGAAGATGTTGGTGAAGTTTTTGCCCGCCGGCGGAAGATCTTCTGTTATAGGAGCAGCGATAGGAGCGATACCGGGTGTTGGAGCAGATGTAGCAGCCTGGGTTTCATATGATGTGGCTCGCCGAAGAAGCAAGAAGCCTGAGACGTTTGGCAAAGGAAATCCAGAAGGAATCGTTGCGGCAGAAACGGCAAATAACGCTTGTGTGCCAGGTACATATATACCGATGTTAATTCTTGGTATCCCTGGTGATGCAGTCACAGCAGTTATTATAGGGGGACTTTTACTTCACGGATTGCAGCCAGGTCCGCTTTTACTCACACAAAATCCTGATATATTGAATCAGTTTTTTATCATTTTAACGATATCTGCTGCGTTTATGCTTGTGTTTGGATTATTTTTCTCTTATTTTTTTCAGAAAATCCTATCTGTTCCCAGAAGTATAGTTTTGCTTATTGTAACGGTATTTAGTGTGGTAGGGACATTTGCAGTAAACAATCGGCCATTTGATATTGGAATTATGTTCCTTTTTGGCATCATCGGTTTTCTTATGCGTAAAGTCGGGCTGGCTGCCCCGCCTTTAGTGTTAGGATTGATCCTTGGTTTAATGGCGGAACAGAATTTCCGAAGAGCCATGGTGAGTGCGGATTATTCGTTCGTGCCATTCTTCACACGGCCAATTAGTCTTTTCTTGCTGGTCTGTATTGTATTTTTGATTTTGAATCAAAATTCATTCCTGACAAAACGCGTAAAACATCTGTGGAGGAAAATAAAGCCTAAGGGGGCTAACTTATGAAACTAAAAATGATGTTTCTGACTCTATTTTCAGGGGTTCTGATATTAAGCGCCTGTGCTGGAAACCAATCAAATCAAAAGGCATCTGGAAACAGCGAAGAAGCAGAAAGTGATTACCCTTCACAGCCAATTGAAATTATTGTCGGTTTTAGTGAGGGAGGCGGTACTGACACAATGGCACGGACCCTGCAGCCAATCCTTCAGGAAGAACTGGGAGAATCCGTTGCGGTGAGGAACATGCCTGGAGCTTCCAGTGCATTGGCTCTTGAGTATGTTAACGAACAAGAGTCTGACGGACACACCATCCTATTTCAAACCGATCTGATCCGTGTATTTCCAACAATGGGCATGACAGATTTAACATACAAGGATTTCGAGCAAATTGGAATTGGCGCAATGGGGATTGCCAATTTTACAGTTAAAGACGAATCTGACCTGAAAACGTTTGATGATGTGGTTCGGCTCTTGAAAGATGGAAATGCAAAGGTTGGTGTGGCAGCGATTGGGGACCCTTGGCACCTCACTTTGGAGATTGTGAATAGTGTCGTGGGTGGAGATGCAGAAATTATTACGTATGATTCTGGTGCAAATGCTGCCATGGCTGCTATGAAAGGTGAGGTAGATTTCTCTATCAGCGGGGTTAATGAGGTAGTGGATCTGCTGAGGGCAGGGGATTTACGATCACTGGCTGTTATGGATAATAAACCGTTTGAAGTTGATGGACTTGAATCAATCCCGCCGGTCACTGATTTTGTTTCTGATTTGAAAAAATATGTACCGGAAGGAACCTGGTGGGGGCCAGCTGTAAAAAGCGGAACACCTGAAGAAATCGTAACTAAAATTAGAGACGCATACAACAAAGCGATCAGCAGTGATGAATTTAAGGAATTTACAAAAAAACGGGCAATTATCCTAACAGATATTGAAGATAGTCAAGA includes the following:
- a CDS encoding YaiI/YqxD family protein, encoding MKIYVDADACPVKDIIIAEARDFEIPVILVTSFSHFSNAEQPSGVKTIYVDSGADAADYRIVKLVEKGDIIVTQDYGLASLGLAKGITVLHHKGFRYTNENIDQLLQTRYLSAMARKSGQRTKGPKPFTAEDREQFRDLFKQVISPKI
- a CDS encoding tripartite tricarboxylate transporter permease is translated as MGEISLIGESLASFFTVKIMLLFLIGTVAGMAVGALPGLTTTMGVSLLISFTWGMEWIEAMVLIVSVHIGGTYGGSTPAIFLNIPGTPASAATAMDGYPMAQRGEGGLARGLATFQSFLGTILAAVLFLIGAPLLLDLSMNFGSWEYFLLAMFGIILSANLTAASLSKGLISGILGLALATVGMDKITGAQRFTFGESALMDGFSLIAVLIGVFGIAEVIDSIMQLKKPLKAEKFQSIFPPWKMLVKFLPAGGRSSVIGAAIGAIPGVGADVAAWVSYDVARRRSKKPETFGKGNPEGIVAAETANNACVPGTYIPMLILGIPGDAVTAVIIGGLLLHGLQPGPLLLTQNPDILNQFFIILTISAAFMLVFGLFFSYFFQKILSVPRSIVLLIVTVFSVVGTFAVNNRPFDIGIMFLFGIIGFLMRKVGLAAPPLVLGLILGLMAEQNFRRAMVSADYSFVPFFTRPISLFLLVCIVFLILNQNSFLTKRVKHLWRKIKPKGANL
- a CDS encoding sigma-54 interaction domain-containing protein — encoded protein: MHQESKRVNKPFRAINCAAIPEHLLESELFGYSEGAFTGARKSGKPGKFEMAQGGTIFLDEIGDMPLHLQVKLLRVLEERKIERIGSNNSIDIDIRVVAATHKNLEKMVADGEFRQDLFFRLSVIPLHIPPLRERDGDIPVLLQHFVQHYDKITGKKVRGFTPDAENRLCSYNWPGNIRELQNAVEYAINMATDHWIRVENLPPRIREQNHLNADKENITLAEMEEKMIMDALKRYGDTLNGKKQAADELGINVATLYRKINKYELNRKMQL
- a CDS encoding Bug family tripartite tricarboxylate transporter substrate binding protein, producing MKLKMMFLTLFSGVLILSACAGNQSNQKASGNSEEAESDYPSQPIEIIVGFSEGGGTDTMARTLQPILQEELGESVAVRNMPGASSALALEYVNEQESDGHTILFQTDLIRVFPTMGMTDLTYKDFEQIGIGAMGIANFTVKDESDLKTFDDVVRLLKDGNAKVGVAAIGDPWHLTLEIVNSVVGGDAEIITYDSGANAAMAAMKGEVDFSISGVNEVVDLLRAGDLRSLAVMDNKPFEVDGLESIPPVTDFVSDLKKYVPEGTWWGPAVKSGTPEEIVTKIRDAYNKAISSDEFKEFTKKRAIILTDIEDSQEYTKQITEKTSWLLWDIGVGKRSPEEVGISRPKE
- a CDS encoding N-acetylglucosamine kinase → MNKRKRWIAVDGGGTKTQCVIGDEKGRILAATAGESTNIHSNPHEHVKNVLLGLIDEVLMASFSHEDEVESIHLYLAGCGREKDKETIKSFFMLTSYKHKLAIENDALAALAAGTWGEPGIILIAGTGSIAYGVNPLTGDHVRVGGWGFLLGDEGSGYWIGQQGIQAVMKSYDGREAAPLLTNLIKEHFHVKEAPELISSIYGNASERLKIASVAPLVMQAAESNDPAAKRIIKEAIEELCILVRAAKKRLMPADSLPIVIHGGLFSNTSFREGFITYMKSNAGEVLIFPAFPPVIGAYLMALKESGILIDERKKKNLEMSWDRLK
- a CDS encoding serine hydrolase domain-containing protein — encoded protein: MKNTFSKVTSFIDQSVQEKQIPGAVVGVVTPNAMPYIHFSGFAHTQKGIEMKEDTIFDLASLTKVAATLPVILTLLEDGKLDLDDPVHRYIPQFEVFQKEITIKHLLTHTSGFPPEIKFYENDYTLEESIHLISQIKSRMKTGEQVIYSDLNFIVLGYMVKKLTGMSLAAFANKKIYEPLGMSDTHFNPPFNKINRIAATEFISDLQEYQWGKVHDENANHFHGVSGHAGLFSTVQDLSKFARMILNGGTIGNQKILSKQTIDLSKECQTQNLNLRRGIGWQLYDQPSFSGQYLQNGFGHTGFTGTSIWFDGEQRFAVIILTNRVHFGRETDISRFRRITHNLISLVMEDEHEVKGDE
- a CDS encoding glycoside hydrolase family 30 beta sandwich domain-containing protein is translated as MGIQASNNRLLATALENINGETVAVLMNENDSREEVSISLGGKSMMLILPKHSVATIIIY
- a CDS encoding aminopeptidase, producing MRIINKMFMMKSVQTLLKTCLNVKPGENLLILTDTNTTEIGEVFALAGEGMGAEVVMTIMNPTTRHGDEPPRIIAEAMKAADAIVAPTTFSINHSTARKEASNAGARLIFMPDANDEVFLDGSLDIDYFAQKKIIDKVSTILEEGERLSITTHLGTELSMSISGRHAVPQTGICHEPGSISPPPCIETAVAPIEGTTEGIMYIDGAIVPGRACEDPVKVVFREGKIISIEGKEDAEMLKQTLESYNHPNVYCAVEMGIGMNPKAKIGRGGQLEDEAEYGTMHIGIGNGITFGSSIRAPGHCDLVIRKPTIKVDGKILMKDGELYID